tatagttcCTCAGAACTTAACCTACTTTTTGTCGTTTGCTTTTTCGGTAGTCGTCTCACCATCGGCTGCAATCAACGGAACAAGGCGCGTGATAGGACGTCGATACGTTTTTCCTCTGGACAAGACTGTCGCTGTTCTTATATGACCATCAGAACCTCTCTCTACTtcagtgacttttccaatcggcCAGCTCCAACGGGGGCAACCTTGCTCCTGCAGGACAACGACATCATCGACTGCCAAATCAGAATGgacttctctccattttcctctCTGCTGTTGGAGAGTCAAATACTCCTTCTGCCATCTAATCCAGAACCTGTACAACATGTCTTGGACTAGGCGCCATCGATGTCGTGGGTTGTAGTCAGTCTCGTCCACGATCTGGGGAGCCAACTGTCCACCGCACTGTCCCACCAGGAAATGATTAGGCGTCAACACTTCTTAATCTTTAGGGTCGGAGCTAACATACGTCAACGGCCTGGAGTTCAGCATACCTTCTACTTCGACAATCCCTGTCAGCAACTCTTCGTCAGTCAGGCGGGCTTCTCCAAAAATCGAATACAAGGCTTTCTTGGCAGACTTAATGAGCGACTCAAACACCCCACCATGGTGGGAGCCATACGGAGGGTTGAACTTCCAACGGATGCCCTGATTACTCACAGAGTCGACTATCTTCGTCCGATCCATGCCCTCCACGAATTCTCTCAGGGTACTCTCTCCTTTTACCAAGCACCCTCCGTTATCACTTACGACTTCTATCGGTTTCCCTCTGCGTGCCACCATTCTTGAAAAGGCCATCAAGAATCCATCCGTCTCCAACGAGTAGGCCATCTCCAAGTGAACACCTCTAGTCTGCAAacaagtaaacaaacacatgtatCTCTTAACAGATTTGAATCTAGTGATCttagtaacaaaggggccagcAAAATCAACACCGCAGTAGGAGAAGGCCCTGAGAGACATCATAACTCTGGAGGCTGGTAGCGGAGCCATCATCTGGGTTGCTGGTTGTTCTTTCATCTTTCTACACTGGTAACAGCAATAAGCCACCTTTTTGACGGCTTCTCGCCCATTCAAGATCCAAAATCGCAGTCTTATATCAGCCAGGGTAGCATTCACTCCACGTGAATGCCCAGCATACAGGTGGGCTCTTCTCACAATCAGTACTGAAATGTGATGTGAACTAGGAAGAATGATTGGATGTCTAACATCGTATGGTAGGTCGGCATGCTGCAAACGACCTCCCACTCTCATCACACCATCAGCATCTAGGAATGGGTTAAGACTTCTTAATGCGCTTTTCTTCATCACCCTCGCACTATTACCTACCAGCAACGCGTTGTAGTCTTCAAACAGGCAGGCCCGCTGTACCATTCTCACAATGGCGAGCTCAGATTCTTGGTACTCGTCACGTGATAAGGCATCATTCGGAATTTCATCAGTATCAGCTTGTCTATCACCGGAATTCTTACATTTTGAAGTGTGATCATCATACTGTCGATCAGACCCATCTAACTCGCTGGAATCACACCCATTCTTGTCAGGTTCCTTTCGATTCACCATCTGCTGAGGTCCTCCTCTAACAATGTGGACAAACCTTATCATCCAAGCCATCACACGTACCAATCGATTCCATGTGGAGTACTTGGTGTAGTTCATTCTTTCGAGAAGTTCTGGTGTTGAAACTGCAACCATGGCATTTGTCTGCACACACGACTTGGAAGACTCGATTACAGCTTGGTCTGTAGGGTTGATCAGGGTTGATCAGAGTCTTACACGTCGGCCACTGGCTCTCTTCCTTATGTAAGAATTCCGGGCCCTGGAACCATACATTCGGACTGGTCAGATCCTCCACCGACATCCCTCTCGTTGCTACATCTGCAGGATTCTCTTTGCCTGGAACAAAACGCCATTGGTGAGGATTAGATTCAGATTGCAACTCAGCAATACTATTGGCCAAAAACGGCTTAAATCGCCTCGACTGATTCCGTACCCAATGAACCACATCTAGTGAGTCGGTCCAAAATGTTGCCTTTTCTATGGGACACTTCAGCAAGGTAGTAATCTTCAGCGTGAGTCTATAGCCTAGCACGGCTCCCATCAATTCAAGTCGCGGAATACTCACTGCTCTCAAGGGCGCGACTCTGGCTTTTGCTGCGACCAATGACAGCTCTATCTCTCCGCCAGCTGAGACATAACGGGCATAACTCACGGCGGCATATGCTTTCGAACTGGCATCGGAAAAAGTGTGAATGGTAACAACTCCCTCATTTGATGGCTGGGTAAAGTATCGCCTTGGGATGACTAGCTGTTCTATCCTCGGTAACTCCTCGAACCATTCTGTTGCTTCTATCACCAGGGCCTCAGGCATAGGTTCATCCCAGCCCAATCCCAAAACCCAGGACTGATGTAACGTCATCTTTACACGGATGGTGAAAGGTGCCAAC
This genomic window from Lineus longissimus chromosome 13, tnLinLong1.2, whole genome shotgun sequence contains:
- the LOC135497667 gene encoding uncharacterized protein LOC135497667 codes for the protein MVNRKEPDKNGCDSSELDGSDRQYDDHTSKCKNSGDRQADTDEIPNDALSRDEYQESELAIVRMVQRACLFEDYNALLVGNSARVMKKSALRSLNPFLDADGVMRVGGRLQHADLPYDVRHPIILPSSHHISVLIVRRAHLYAGHSRGVNATLADIRLRFWILNGREAVKKVAYCCYQCRKMKEQPATQMMAPLPASRVMMSLRAFSYCGVDFAGPFVTKITRFKSVKRYMCLFTCLQTRGVHLEMAYSLETDGFLMAFSRMVARRGKPIEVVSDNGGCLVKGESTLREFVEGMDRTKIVDSVSNQGIRWKFNPPYGSHHGGVFESLIKSAKKALYSIFGEARLTDEELLTGIVEVEGMLNSRPLTYVSSDPKD